The following are encoded together in the Verrucomicrobiota bacterium genome:
- a CDS encoding polysaccharide export protein, giving the protein MKTERVQNCINMFKHWFVALPLAAILGAVILGLGSGCALRGRQAKAIDVSTRETSSASEGLEPQASLNEKDYRLARSDKIVVTVVGEKDFDQIEQRITSTGTITLPYLKEVEVKGKTTAELVAHLQMLLRKDYFTDPQVVVSVREYSKRTVTIIGQVMKQGIVMFPAEQGMNIMEAIGAAEGFTKLANTSRITITRRDKVISFNLRARQRNPEKVKLIELEPGDIVFIPESRL; this is encoded by the coding sequence ATGAAGACGGAGCGCGTTCAGAATTGCATCAACATGTTCAAACACTGGTTCGTGGCGCTGCCCTTGGCAGCCATCCTTGGCGCTGTCATTTTGGGGCTCGGCTCGGGCTGCGCACTACGAGGGCGGCAGGCCAAGGCGATCGATGTCTCAACACGGGAAACCTCGTCGGCTTCAGAGGGCTTGGAACCCCAGGCCTCGTTGAACGAGAAAGATTATCGGCTGGCCCGCTCTGACAAGATCGTGGTCACCGTGGTTGGGGAGAAAGATTTCGACCAGATCGAGCAACGCATTACTTCCACCGGAACCATCACCCTCCCGTACCTCAAAGAGGTCGAAGTGAAGGGGAAGACCACCGCCGAATTGGTCGCGCACCTGCAAATGTTGCTGCGCAAGGACTATTTCACCGATCCGCAAGTGGTGGTCAGTGTCCGGGAATACAGCAAACGCACGGTGACCATCATCGGCCAGGTCATGAAACAAGGCATCGTCATGTTTCCCGCCGAACAGGGCATGAACATCATGGAAGCCATCGGCGCCGCTGAAGGCTTCACCAAGCTCGCCAACACCAGCCGGATCACCATCACCCGCCGCGACAAGGTCATCTCCTTCAACCTGCGCGCTCGCCAGCGCAATCCCGAGAAGGTCAAACTCATCGAACTCGAACCCGGGGACATCGTTTTTATTCCGGAATCCAGACTCTGA
- the rnc gene encoding ribonuclease III produces MSEFAPLEAALEYRFRNSKLLLEALTHPSLVHEQGGGMQHNQRMEFLGDAVLQLVLTRELYEKFPLLGEGPLTQARAQLVNRRTLAKQAEQLRLGNYLRMSRGEELSGGRQRASAMADAFEALLGAIYLDGGFDVSRTFVLRQFRETFGEMDILPNLENPKGDLQEMLQSEIPEPPRYQMLSTSGPDHDRVFECEVSHRGIVIGRGAGKSKKAAEASAALAALAEFKRRAASPGDSSSSPDT; encoded by the coding sequence GTGAGCGAATTCGCCCCATTGGAAGCCGCGTTGGAGTATCGTTTTCGAAATTCCAAACTCCTTCTGGAGGCTCTCACCCATCCCTCGCTGGTGCATGAGCAAGGGGGAGGGATGCAGCACAATCAGCGCATGGAGTTTCTGGGGGACGCTGTTTTGCAGTTGGTTTTGACCCGGGAGTTGTACGAAAAATTTCCTTTGCTCGGCGAGGGTCCCCTGACGCAGGCCCGTGCCCAACTCGTCAACCGCCGGACATTGGCCAAGCAGGCAGAACAGTTGCGGCTGGGCAATTACTTGCGCATGTCGCGTGGCGAGGAGCTCAGCGGGGGACGTCAAAGGGCTTCCGCGATGGCGGACGCATTTGAAGCCTTGCTGGGAGCGATTTACCTGGATGGCGGCTTCGATGTTTCGCGAACATTTGTATTACGTCAGTTTCGCGAGACCTTCGGGGAGATGGATATTCTCCCGAATCTGGAGAATCCCAAGGGGGACCTTCAGGAAATGTTGCAATCGGAGATTCCCGAGCCCCCGCGGTATCAGATGCTTTCCACGAGCGGTCCGGACCACGACCGTGTTTTCGAATGCGAAGTGTCGCATCGCGGCATCGTGATCGGACGGGGTGCGGGCAAGAGCAAGAAAGCGGCTGAGGCGAGCGCGGCCCTAGCCGCACTGGCGGAATTCAAGCGGAGGGCGGCGTCTCCGGGCGACTCATCCTCTTCTCCCGACACATGA
- a CDS encoding DUF1501 domain-containing protein yields the protein MNNPTRRRMSTHPSKQFCRRTRREFLWETGAGFTGAALTGLLSLDSFFAPTSAHASAPFANPLAPKPPALPAKARSVIFLFMYGGPSQVDTFEYKPELYRLDGKTIPVRTFGRGGKRNEGRVVGPKWSFKPYGQSGKWISSLFPHLATCADDIAFVHSMTADSPIHGSAMLQMNTGKILSGSPCLGSWVNYGLGSVNQNLPGFVVMLDPSGGPISGAKNWSSGYMPATYQATLVRSAGDPILDLNRREGTGESAQRRLLDTLKDYNTEHWQARPDHSNLAARIASYEMAFSMQRHAPEAVDLTHESAATRSLYGMDDKRTEEFGRRCLLARRLVERGVRFIQLYAGGAHNDDNWDAHGDLIKNHEYHAGRTDKPIAGLLQDLKQRGLLDSTLLIWGGEFGRQPTAEYAEGTGRDHNAYGFTMWMAGGGIQGGRSIGETDELGSAAVTERLHVKNLHATALTLLGLDPDRLSYFYGGLDQKLVGVEGAEIIRGIT from the coding sequence CTGAACAACCCAACCCGCCGCCGCATGAGCACCCACCCCTCCAAGCAATTTTGCCGACGCACCCGGCGCGAGTTCCTCTGGGAAACCGGCGCCGGATTCACCGGTGCCGCGCTCACCGGGTTGTTGTCCCTCGATTCCTTTTTCGCTCCAACATCCGCGCACGCCTCCGCCCCCTTCGCCAATCCGCTCGCCCCTAAACCCCCCGCGCTACCCGCCAAAGCACGCAGCGTCATTTTCCTGTTCATGTACGGCGGCCCCAGCCAGGTCGACACCTTCGAATACAAGCCGGAACTTTACCGCCTGGACGGCAAGACGATTCCCGTCAGGACCTTCGGCCGCGGAGGCAAGCGCAACGAGGGCCGCGTCGTGGGTCCCAAATGGAGCTTCAAACCCTATGGCCAATCAGGCAAGTGGATCAGCAGCCTCTTCCCGCATCTGGCCACCTGCGCCGATGACATCGCGTTTGTCCACTCGATGACCGCGGACTCGCCGATTCACGGTTCGGCCATGCTCCAAATGAACACCGGGAAGATTCTCTCCGGAAGCCCTTGCCTCGGTTCGTGGGTCAATTACGGCCTGGGCAGCGTCAATCAAAACTTGCCCGGGTTCGTCGTCATGCTCGATCCCTCCGGCGGCCCCATCAGCGGAGCCAAGAACTGGTCCAGCGGCTACATGCCCGCCACGTATCAAGCCACCCTGGTCCGCTCCGCCGGCGATCCCATTCTCGACCTCAACCGGCGTGAAGGCACCGGCGAATCCGCCCAAAGGCGGCTGCTGGACACTCTCAAGGATTACAATACAGAACACTGGCAAGCCCGGCCCGATCACTCAAACCTTGCCGCCCGCATCGCCAGTTACGAGATGGCCTTCAGCATGCAGCGCCACGCACCCGAGGCGGTGGATCTCACCCACGAGTCCGCCGCCACCCGGTCTCTCTACGGAATGGACGACAAGCGCACGGAGGAATTCGGACGGCGCTGCCTCCTCGCCCGCCGCCTCGTGGAACGGGGCGTCCGCTTCATCCAACTCTATGCCGGCGGCGCCCACAACGACGACAATTGGGATGCGCACGGGGACTTGATCAAAAACCACGAGTATCACGCCGGACGCACGGACAAGCCGATTGCCGGACTCCTCCAGGACTTGAAGCAGCGCGGCTTGCTCGACAGCACGCTCCTCATTTGGGGAGGAGAGTTCGGACGGCAACCCACCGCCGAATATGCCGAAGGAACCGGACGCGATCATAACGCCTACGGTTTCACCATGTGGATGGCCGGAGGCGGCATTCAAGGAGGCAGGTCCATCGGTGAAACCGACGAACTCGGATCCGCTGCCGTCACCGAACGCCTCCACGTCAAGAACCTGCACGCCACGGCTCTGACGTTGCTCGGACTGGATCCCGACCGGCTTTCCTACTTTTATGGTGGACTCGACCAGAAACTGGTCGGAGTTGAAGGCGCGGAAATCATTCGCGGGATCACGTAG
- a CDS encoding DUF1553 domain-containing protein, giving the protein MAQAHMDTSERLRRPRPAAASLVSACVFGLSLLGGFPAQAQSTPESFERKIRPLLAEHCVSCHGPEKQKGHLRLDAPEFIRAGGESGPILIPGNPNESRLIQAVRYAEETFKMPPKQKLPAPLIETLTRWVQDGAAMPETPAASTPPVRKEFSIGPADRAHWAFQPVRPPRVAARPPSKGGPHPIDVMIDAGLRKARLAANGRAHSRELVRRAFFDLAGLPPSPEDVAQFESDPSEAAWARLIDRLLDSPHYGEKWGRHWLDLVRFAESNSYERDGPKPHAWRYRDYVIRSFNADKPFDRFILEQLAGDELPSPDAESIIATGYYRLGIWDDEPADRELARYDGLDDILATTGQVFLGLTIDCARCHHHKIDPISQHDYYRLLSFFQNINPYRNGGETDEVPVFGNDMERRDFASRKQAHELRAASLRKEIDDFKILMQDRHAGSDPARRSAFNDEIIAKEGARLLGDENWKRFSNAKEQLEKLKRETIPAARALAVTEAGSKPGETFVLLRGNPALKGDRVDPGFLDVLGASTRPPEMVAPSDRSSGRRTAIARWIAAPENPLTARVLANRLWQYHFGRGLVRSSSNFGLQGDKPTHPELLDWLAAELVQGGWSLKRMHRLIMSSEAYRRSSRGREDALQSDPMNHHFWRFDPRRLAAEEIRDAILSIAGNLNPRMHGPGVYVDIPKEVLAGQSQPGSGWGKSSLTEQSRRSVYIHVKRSLLTPVLDSFDMAETDRSTPIRFATVQPTQALGMLNGDFLNHQSAVFAERIRKERGNHPRGQVERALALATSRIPSPPETDRGVNLMEAWRQKDGLSAAEALRQFCLLALNLNEVIYLD; this is encoded by the coding sequence ATGGCTCAAGCACACATGGACACCAGCGAGCGGCTTCGGCGCCCGCGCCCCGCCGCGGCATCCCTCGTGTCCGCCTGTGTTTTCGGGCTGTCTCTTCTCGGCGGTTTCCCCGCGCAAGCCCAGTCCACACCCGAATCTTTCGAACGGAAGATCAGGCCGCTGCTGGCTGAGCACTGCGTGAGTTGCCACGGGCCCGAGAAACAAAAGGGTCATTTGCGGCTGGACGCCCCGGAGTTCATCCGGGCCGGAGGCGAAAGCGGTCCGATTCTCATCCCCGGTAACCCGAACGAATCCCGACTCATCCAGGCAGTCCGCTACGCGGAGGAGACGTTCAAAATGCCTCCCAAGCAGAAACTGCCCGCCCCTCTCATCGAAACATTGACTCGATGGGTGCAGGATGGGGCCGCCATGCCCGAAACTCCCGCCGCATCGACTCCGCCGGTACGAAAAGAGTTTTCGATCGGACCCGCAGATCGCGCCCACTGGGCGTTTCAACCGGTTCGACCGCCTCGCGTTGCCGCCCGACCCCCGAGCAAAGGGGGCCCCCACCCGATCGATGTGATGATCGACGCCGGGCTTCGGAAAGCCCGTCTCGCCGCCAATGGAAGAGCCCATTCGCGGGAACTCGTGCGCCGCGCGTTTTTCGATCTCGCGGGACTCCCACCCTCTCCGGAGGACGTCGCGCAATTCGAGTCGGACCCCTCGGAAGCGGCTTGGGCACGACTGATCGATCGGCTGCTCGATTCGCCCCATTATGGCGAAAAGTGGGGGCGTCACTGGCTCGACCTCGTGCGTTTCGCGGAAAGCAACAGCTACGAACGGGACGGTCCCAAACCCCACGCCTGGAGGTACCGGGACTACGTCATCCGATCCTTCAACGCGGACAAGCCGTTCGACCGCTTCATCCTCGAACAATTGGCGGGCGATGAACTGCCTTCACCTGACGCGGAGTCCATCATTGCCACCGGCTACTACCGGCTCGGCATTTGGGACGATGAACCTGCCGACCGCGAACTCGCCCGCTACGACGGACTCGACGACATCCTCGCCACGACCGGGCAGGTCTTCCTGGGCCTCACCATCGACTGCGCCCGCTGTCATCATCATAAGATCGACCCGATTTCCCAGCACGACTATTACCGCCTGCTCAGCTTCTTTCAGAACATCAACCCCTACCGGAACGGAGGAGAAACCGACGAGGTGCCCGTCTTTGGGAATGACATGGAGCGCCGCGATTTTGCCAGCCGCAAGCAGGCCCACGAACTCCGCGCCGCGTCCCTCCGCAAGGAAATCGACGACTTCAAAATCCTCATGCAGGACCGCCATGCCGGGAGTGATCCCGCACGGCGCAGCGCCTTCAATGACGAAATCATCGCGAAGGAAGGCGCGCGCCTGCTCGGCGACGAGAACTGGAAGCGCTTTTCAAACGCGAAAGAACAACTCGAGAAACTCAAGCGAGAGACGATCCCCGCCGCGCGCGCCCTGGCCGTGACGGAAGCGGGATCCAAGCCAGGCGAAACCTTCGTGCTGCTGCGCGGAAATCCCGCGCTCAAAGGGGACCGAGTCGATCCCGGTTTCCTCGATGTGCTTGGAGCATCCACCCGCCCGCCCGAGATGGTGGCGCCCTCCGACCGGTCCAGCGGGCGACGCACCGCCATCGCACGCTGGATCGCGGCCCCCGAGAACCCCTTGACCGCCCGCGTGCTCGCCAATCGGTTGTGGCAATATCACTTCGGCCGCGGCCTCGTTCGCTCCTCCAGCAATTTCGGATTGCAGGGGGACAAACCCACGCATCCCGAACTGCTCGACTGGCTCGCCGCGGAACTGGTTCAGGGCGGCTGGAGCCTCAAGCGCATGCATCGCCTCATCATGAGCTCGGAAGCCTACCGGCGGTCCTCCCGCGGCCGGGAAGACGCGCTTCAAAGCGATCCCATGAACCACCATTTCTGGCGATTCGACCCTCGCCGTCTCGCCGCCGAGGAAATTCGCGACGCCATCCTCTCCATTGCCGGCAATCTCAATCCCAGAATGCATGGCCCGGGCGTGTATGTGGACATTCCCAAAGAAGTGCTCGCCGGCCAATCCCAACCCGGCAGCGGCTGGGGCAAATCCAGCCTCACTGAACAATCCCGGCGGAGCGTTTACATCCACGTCAAACGCTCCCTGCTCACCCCGGTTCTGGACAGTTTCGACATGGCGGAAACAGACCGTTCCACACCGATTCGCTTCGCCACCGTGCAACCGACGCAAGCTCTCGGCATGTTGAACGGCGATTTCCTGAACCACCAATCTGCCGTTTTTGCCGAACGCATCCGAAAAGAGCGCGGGAACCATCCCCGCGGACAGGTCGAGCGAGCCCTCGCATTGGCCACCTCAAGAATCCCATCCCCGCCGGAAACCGACCGGGGCGTCAACCTCATGGAGGCGTGGAGGCAAAAAGATGGACTTTCCGCCGCAGAGGCTCTGCGCCAATTCTGCCTGCTCGCCCTGAACTTGAACGAGGTCATCTACTTGGACTGA
- a CDS encoding glyoxalase, with the protein MKILELNHVAIHVNDVEASCAFYGGVLELEPMARPAFDFPGAWFRLGPAQELHIIGGRQEPVFAHNRGNHFALRVDDLPAWEDSLKRKEVVPMGRRRRPDGAEQLFLKDPDGHVVELFTFQPGDRATRHE; encoded by the coding sequence GTGAAGATCCTTGAGCTCAATCATGTGGCGATTCATGTCAATGACGTCGAGGCGAGCTGCGCATTTTATGGCGGCGTGCTGGAGCTTGAGCCGATGGCCCGGCCGGCGTTTGACTTCCCGGGAGCTTGGTTCAGGCTCGGCCCGGCGCAGGAACTGCATATCATTGGAGGGCGGCAGGAACCGGTTTTCGCGCACAACCGGGGCAATCACTTTGCCCTGCGGGTGGACGACTTGCCTGCCTGGGAGGATTCACTCAAGCGAAAGGAAGTCGTTCCGATGGGCCGCCGCCGCCGCCCTGATGGTGCCGAGCAATTGTTCCTCAAGGATCCGGATGGGCATGTGGTTGAACTGTTCACATTTCAACCGGGTGATCGCGCGACGCGCCATGAATGA
- a CDS encoding aromatic amino acid lyase, protein MNSSNDNPLIDPDEQKAYHCGNFLGQYVGLGMDHLRHALGMMAKHMDTQIALAVTPAFNHGLPPSLAGSESEGVNMGLKGLQICGNSIVPHLEHLSLPLVDRFPTHAEQFNQNINSLGFGAANLARQSIDLFRHHLSIALIFAIQTVDLRAARMRPGTACHQWLSPATAVLYRKAKAMLGREAETPRPLVRHDHEQALDIWVETLAEGLQAGGALRQMQNPSTPSEV, encoded by the coding sequence ATGAACTCCAGCAACGACAATCCATTGATCGATCCCGACGAGCAGAAGGCCTATCATTGCGGAAATTTTCTTGGCCAATACGTCGGGCTGGGGATGGACCATCTGCGGCATGCGCTGGGAATGATGGCCAAGCACATGGATACGCAAATCGCCCTCGCCGTCACCCCGGCGTTCAATCACGGTCTGCCGCCTTCCCTGGCGGGCTCGGAATCGGAAGGCGTTAACATGGGATTGAAGGGGCTTCAGATTTGCGGCAATTCGATCGTGCCGCATCTGGAACACTTAAGCCTCCCTTTGGTGGACCGCTTCCCGACTCATGCGGAGCAATTCAATCAAAACATCAATAGTCTCGGTTTCGGCGCCGCCAACCTGGCCCGCCAATCCATCGATCTTTTCCGCCATCATTTGTCCATCGCCCTGATTTTCGCGATTCAAACGGTGGATTTGCGAGCAGCCCGGATGCGGCCTGGCACCGCATGTCACCAATGGCTTTCACCCGCCACGGCTGTCCTTTACCGCAAGGCCAAGGCGATGCTCGGTCGTGAGGCCGAAACGCCTCGCCCGTTGGTGAGACACGATCACGAGCAAGCCTTGGATATCTGGGTGGAGACGCTGGCGGAGGGCTTGCAAGCAGGCGGGGCGCTCCGGCAGATGCAAAACCCCTCAACCCCATCCGAGGTATGA
- a CDS encoding aromatic amino acid lyase: protein MITPSETLTHPAEHCRDLTSTFARIPRGPSRCQKPARARSEPSRPPGTAKPEVLVRGEGLRLEDAVEVGLGRKQVRLDSSPEAVRRLEDSVRFVRRAVTTGQALYGVTTGVGGMADQSVSASMASEFQNRLLWCLRAGAGGPLPRRDVRTAMLLRANSLMRGHSGIRKEWIDRYALFLNRGVTPIVRQWGSIGASGDLVPLAHIAMAVTGQDESMKVDYDGTEVTVGEALRRLGLKPARLGPKEGLALVNGTSVLTAIAAHCLHDAQELFDISLLIHALFVQGLRGSDQSFARFVHAQKAHPGQGSVAARMLTLLDGSHLWREETKEQQLHRTGELIQDRYSLRCLPQFLGPVAELLSKLERE from the coding sequence ATGATCACTCCATCCGAAACCCTAACGCACCCAGCTGAGCACTGCCGCGATCTCACTTCAACCTTCGCGAGGATTCCACGCGGCCCAAGCCGGTGCCAGAAGCCCGCACGGGCCAGATCCGAGCCGTCCCGTCCGCCTGGAACTGCCAAGCCCGAAGTGTTGGTGCGCGGCGAAGGATTGCGGCTGGAGGATGCCGTGGAAGTGGGGCTCGGGCGGAAGCAAGTGCGGCTCGATTCCAGTCCGGAAGCCGTTCGTCGATTGGAAGATTCGGTTCGATTCGTGCGACGCGCGGTGACAACCGGCCAGGCCCTCTACGGAGTGACCACCGGTGTAGGAGGCATGGCGGACCAGTCCGTGTCGGCGTCCATGGCCTCCGAGTTTCAAAACCGGCTGCTCTGGTGCTTGCGGGCTGGGGCTGGGGGACCGCTGCCGCGCAGGGATGTCCGCACGGCGATGCTGCTTCGGGCGAATTCGTTGATGCGAGGCCACTCTGGAATCCGCAAGGAATGGATCGATCGGTATGCCCTTTTTCTGAACCGGGGCGTGACTCCGATTGTCCGCCAATGGGGCTCGATCGGCGCCAGCGGAGATCTGGTGCCTTTGGCCCACATCGCGATGGCAGTCACAGGCCAGGACGAGAGCATGAAGGTCGATTATGACGGCACCGAGGTGACCGTCGGGGAAGCGCTCCGGCGGCTCGGATTGAAGCCCGCGCGCCTGGGACCGAAGGAAGGGCTCGCTTTGGTCAATGGCACTTCGGTGCTGACGGCAATCGCCGCCCATTGCCTGCACGACGCTCAGGAATTGTTCGACATCTCCCTGCTCATCCACGCGCTTTTCGTTCAGGGCCTGAGGGGTTCGGATCAGTCCTTCGCCCGTTTCGTCCATGCTCAAAAGGCTCATCCGGGCCAGGGGAGCGTCGCCGCCCGTATGTTGACTTTGCTGGATGGAAGCCACCTCTGGCGGGAAGAAACCAAGGAGCAGCAGCTTCACCGGACGGGTGAACTCATCCAAGACCGATATTCCCTTCGATGCCTGCCCCAATTCCTCGGCCCGGTGGCCGAGTTGCTTTCCAAACTGGAACGGGAATAG
- the cysK gene encoding cysteine synthase A: MGRIYNNIVETVGRTPLVRLNKVTAGLQATILLKCEFFNPLGSVKDRIGMAMIEEAEKYGILKKDTVIIEPTSGNTGIALAFVAAAKGYRLILTMPETMSLERRTLLAMLGAKLVLTPGTEGMKGAIARAEQLAKETPNSWIPQQFENEANPEIHRKTTAVELWEDTDGKLDILVAAVGTGGTITGCCEVIQPKKPSFQAIAVEPKDSPVITQTLTNQPIKPGAHKIQGTGAGFVPKNLHLKDSSGQPQIVECITVSNDDAFAMARRLAKEEGLLVGISSGANVWAAIEVAKRPENKGKLIVTVACSTGERYLSTPLAAEARAEVGG, from the coding sequence ATGGGCCGAATTTACAACAACATTGTGGAGACGGTGGGTCGAACCCCGCTGGTTCGCCTGAACAAAGTGACCGCCGGACTCCAAGCCACCATTCTTCTGAAGTGCGAATTCTTCAATCCGCTGGGCAGCGTCAAGGACCGCATCGGGATGGCGATGATCGAAGAAGCGGAGAAATACGGCATCTTGAAGAAGGACACGGTCATCATCGAGCCGACGTCGGGCAACACCGGCATCGCGCTGGCTTTCGTCGCGGCGGCCAAAGGCTACCGATTGATCCTGACGATGCCCGAAACCATGTCGCTGGAGCGGCGGACACTCCTGGCCATGCTGGGCGCCAAACTCGTCCTGACCCCGGGAACGGAAGGCATGAAGGGGGCCATCGCGAGAGCGGAGCAGTTGGCCAAGGAAACCCCCAATTCCTGGATCCCGCAACAGTTCGAAAATGAGGCCAACCCGGAAATTCATCGCAAGACCACTGCGGTCGAGCTTTGGGAGGACACAGACGGGAAGTTGGACATCTTGGTGGCGGCGGTCGGAACAGGCGGGACGATTACGGGCTGCTGCGAAGTGATCCAACCCAAGAAACCGAGCTTCCAAGCCATCGCGGTGGAGCCGAAGGATTCGCCGGTGATCACCCAAACGCTGACGAATCAGCCGATCAAACCAGGCGCCCACAAGATCCAGGGCACCGGGGCGGGATTCGTGCCCAAGAATCTCCACCTGAAGGACAGCTCAGGCCAGCCGCAGATCGTCGAATGCATTACGGTGTCCAACGACGATGCCTTTGCCATGGCCCGGCGCCTGGCCAAAGAAGAGGGTCTCTTGGTGGGCATCTCTTCGGGCGCGAACGTTTGGGCGGCGATCGAAGTCGCCAAACGCCCCGAGAACAAGGGCAAGCTGATCGTCACCGTGGCGTGCTCCACCGGCGAACGTTACCTCAGCACCCCGCTCGCCGCCGAAGCCCGCGCCGAAGTGGGAGGATAA